In Chryseobacterium gleum, a single genomic region encodes these proteins:
- the uvrA gene encoding excinuclease ABC subunit UvrA, whose protein sequence is MSKSTEYIEVYGAREHNLKNINVKIPRNELVVITGLSGSGKSSLAFDTIFAEGQRRYIETFSAYARQFLGGLERPDVDKIEGLSPVIAIEQKTTNKNPRSTVGTVTELYDFLRLLYARVSDAYSLSTGQKLVSYTEEQILETIKENYKKEKIMLLAPVVRSRKGHYHELFVQMAKKGYGQARIDGELQDIEYDLKLDRYKTHDIDIVIDRWIIGENASESRMEKSLRTAMEMGEGIIGIQKLGSTDIEYFSKNLMDAETGHSLALPEPNTFSFNSPKGSCPNCKGLGTIKKINTDYFVDNPKLSINQGGLLPLEDIKSNKWILSQIKNILEIFGLGLTTPLKDIPEEALDYIYNGCHKEFNKDLKYAGITKKIKIGFDGLIAFMEEIIDDRDSYEAVLLERHFTTEETCPECSGTRLQPSSLSFKIDGKNIAEVNALSLADLKDWLADVKDKFSEKNKIIAHEILKEIETRLQFLLDVGLDYLSLSRSSKTLSGGESQRIRLATQIGSQLVNVLYILDEPSIGLHQRDNERLINSLKNLRDIGNSVLVVEHDKDMILEADEVLDIGPKAGKFGGEILWQGKPKDLVKADTITAQYINGKRKIEIPAVRRAGSGKNIVLKGATGNNLKNVTLDIPLGKLVVVTGISGSGKSSLINGTLYPILNKHFYRAVQEPLPYKKIEGLENIDKIVDVDQTPIGRTPRSNPATYTGMFTDIRNLFAELPESKIRGYKPGRFSFNVKGGRCETCQGGGLKVIEMNFLPDVYVHCETCNGKRFNRETLEVRYKGKSISDVLDMTIDEAVDFFQPIPKIFSKVKTLQDVGLGYITLGQQSTTLSGGEAQRIKLATELAKRQTGNTLYILDEPTTGLHFEDVKILMDAINQLVELGNSFIIIEHNMDVIKLADHIIDVGPEGGKHGGQIVAQGTPEEIVKSKKSLTGKFLKRELE, encoded by the coding sequence ATGAGTAAATCAACAGAATATATAGAAGTTTACGGGGCACGTGAACATAACCTTAAAAATATTAACGTAAAAATTCCACGCAACGAATTGGTCGTGATTACCGGCCTTTCCGGAAGTGGAAAATCATCATTGGCTTTTGATACCATTTTTGCAGAAGGCCAGCGTCGTTATATTGAAACATTCTCTGCTTATGCACGCCAGTTTCTGGGCGGATTGGAGCGTCCTGATGTAGACAAAATTGAAGGACTTTCTCCAGTTATAGCCATTGAGCAGAAGACCACCAATAAAAATCCGCGTTCTACCGTAGGAACGGTTACCGAGTTGTATGACTTTCTGCGTCTACTGTATGCAAGAGTTTCGGATGCTTACTCTCTGTCTACAGGACAGAAATTGGTGAGTTATACCGAAGAGCAGATTCTGGAAACCATCAAAGAAAATTATAAAAAGGAGAAGATCATGCTTTTGGCACCAGTGGTGCGTTCCAGAAAAGGGCATTATCATGAACTTTTTGTTCAGATGGCTAAAAAAGGATATGGACAGGCAAGAATTGACGGTGAGCTGCAGGATATTGAATATGATTTAAAACTTGACCGTTATAAAACCCACGATATTGATATTGTCATTGACCGTTGGATCATCGGGGAAAATGCCTCAGAAAGCAGGATGGAGAAATCATTGCGTACCGCAATGGAAATGGGAGAAGGAATTATCGGTATCCAGAAGCTGGGAAGTACAGATATTGAGTACTTTTCGAAAAACCTGATGGATGCAGAAACCGGACACTCTCTGGCACTGCCTGAACCAAATACTTTTTCATTCAACTCACCGAAAGGAAGCTGTCCGAACTGTAAAGGGTTGGGAACCATCAAAAAGATCAATACAGATTATTTCGTAGACAATCCAAAACTATCCATTAATCAGGGAGGATTATTACCATTGGAAGATATCAAATCTAACAAATGGATACTGTCACAGATTAAAAACATCCTTGAGATTTTCGGATTGGGATTAACAACACCTTTAAAAGATATTCCGGAAGAAGCACTGGATTATATCTACAATGGATGTCATAAAGAGTTCAATAAAGATCTGAAATACGCCGGAATTACCAAAAAAATAAAAATAGGTTTCGATGGTCTGATTGCTTTCATGGAGGAGATTATTGATGACAGAGACTCATATGAAGCTGTTTTATTGGAAAGACATTTTACGACAGAAGAAACCTGCCCGGAATGTAGTGGCACCCGCCTTCAGCCTTCAAGTTTAAGTTTTAAAATTGATGGAAAAAACATTGCAGAAGTCAATGCTTTAAGCTTAGCGGATTTAAAAGACTGGCTGGCTGATGTTAAAGATAAATTCTCAGAAAAAAATAAAATCATCGCTCATGAGATCTTAAAAGAAATCGAAACCAGGCTTCAGTTTTTGCTGGATGTAGGGTTGGATTATTTAAGTCTGAGCAGAAGTTCAAAAACCCTTTCAGGAGGAGAATCACAGAGAATCCGTCTGGCAACACAGATCGGATCTCAGCTGGTGAATGTTTTATATATCCTTGATGAACCAAGCATCGGACTTCACCAGAGAGATAATGAAAGGCTGATCAACTCACTGAAAAACCTCAGAGATATCGGAAACTCTGTATTGGTGGTAGAACATGATAAAGACATGATTCTGGAAGCCGATGAGGTGTTGGATATTGGTCCTAAAGCCGGAAAATTCGGTGGAGAGATCCTTTGGCAGGGGAAACCGAAAGATCTGGTGAAAGCAGATACCATCACGGCTCAATATATCAATGGTAAAAGAAAGATTGAAATTCCTGCAGTAAGAAGAGCAGGAAGCGGTAAAAATATTGTATTAAAAGGAGCTACAGGAAACAATCTTAAAAATGTAACCCTGGATATTCCTCTTGGAAAACTGGTTGTTGTAACCGGAATTTCAGGAAGCGGAAAATCGTCTCTGATTAATGGAACTTTGTATCCAATCCTAAACAAACATTTCTACAGAGCGGTTCAGGAGCCGTTACCTTACAAAAAAATTGAAGGATTAGAGAATATCGATAAAATTGTAGACGTAGATCAGACACCAATTGGAAGAACTCCACGTTCAAACCCGGCAACCTATACCGGAATGTTTACGGATATCCGAAATCTTTTTGCTGAACTGCCGGAAAGTAAAATCCGGGGATATAAACCGGGAAGATTCTCTTTCAACGTGAAAGGCGGGAGATGCGAAACCTGTCAGGGTGGAGGATTGAAAGTGATTGAAATGAATTTCCTTCCGGACGTGTATGTTCATTGCGAAACATGTAACGGAAAACGCTTCAACAGGGAAACTCTGGAAGTCCGTTACAAAGGAAAATCGATTTCTGATGTACTGGATATGACGATTGATGAAGCGGTAGATTTCTTCCAGCCGATTCCTAAGATTTTTTCAAAAGTGAAAACATTGCAGGATGTAGGATTAGGATATATTACCCTTGGGCAGCAGTCCACAACTCTTTCAGGAGGTGAAGCACAGCGTATCAAGTTGGCAACCGAACTGGCAAAAAGACAAACCGGAAACACCCTTTATATCCTTGATGAACCAACAACAGGATTGCATTTCGAAGACGTAAAAATCCTTATGGATGCTATTAATCAATTGGTAGAACTTGGAAACTCATTCATCATCATTGAACATAATATGGATGTGATCAAATTAGCCGACCATATTATTGATGTTGGACCTGAGGGAGGAAAACATGGCGGACAGATCGTTGCACAGGGAACTCCTGAGGAAATTGTGAAGTCTAAGAAAAGCCTGACAGGGAAATTCTTAAAGAGGGAATTGGAATAG
- a CDS encoding type VI secretion system baseplate subunit TssF yields MNLDQNIYSKESVKARMLQNATKVWGLRSPQSLDPFVKLLIDAFSTEVFKANNEIQTVNARILEKLAKLLTPSIYTHPIPAHSVAFTQPYESSEILLEHTEFFFRKQMTSTVKSESDKQLNIPFTPVGNVRINKVHTSIMFVGNTCYSIDDRFNKIPIARFQGRPEDYRKITIGVDVSKYVSENFPKYLSIFCSNPAFEHLDFVYKLLPYITVSSNGNPLFVREGLSYLTESHSDGYEQMFKEQSIRNKVIEDIKSIYRHKFIEVTGISQSLFSEPGELPQNLDFLAGKEEITKFLDNKRYLWLTFEFPPQFSAEILDNFSFVLNAFPIYNRGWKKTEYSLDIMGNNIPLVTDEGEHFLYVDEVQDGDGRKYTEIPFTPADDLKKGLYTVRKGGMERFTSRNAVDMIANVLELTRDEIAAFSLLNRDNVKGVLSEMSDKMKSMVQKVNNAKRNIRQELNYVIMEPVEKTDHTYASFWVTHCTLANHMRPGTELSNQLKSQTVVLLTETLGGAEEQKGTDSIQAYKYALTTRDKIISLEDVKNYCRMILKDEVKEVRVRRGTMISNKPKEGFVRTVEVEIVPQNYSFYGRAYWENMANIIRNQIIAKAIDGIEYIVRITNEDVDFQDM; encoded by the coding sequence ATGAATTTAGATCAGAATATTTATTCCAAAGAATCTGTAAAAGCAAGAATGCTGCAGAATGCAACTAAAGTATGGGGATTGAGAAGCCCGCAGTCTTTAGATCCTTTTGTAAAACTGCTGATAGATGCATTCAGTACAGAAGTTTTCAAAGCGAATAATGAAATACAGACAGTAAATGCCCGTATATTGGAAAAGCTGGCAAAACTGCTTACACCTTCTATTTACACACATCCTATCCCGGCTCATTCCGTGGCTTTTACACAACCTTATGAGTCTTCTGAAATTTTACTGGAACATACAGAATTCTTCTTCCGTAAACAGATGACATCCACTGTAAAATCAGAGTCAGACAAGCAGCTGAACATTCCTTTTACTCCTGTAGGAAATGTGAGAATCAACAAAGTTCACACGTCCATTATGTTTGTTGGAAATACCTGTTACAGTATTGACGACCGATTCAATAAAATTCCTATTGCAAGATTTCAGGGCAGACCTGAAGATTACAGAAAAATCACAATAGGAGTAGATGTAAGTAAATATGTGAGTGAGAACTTTCCGAAATATCTGAGCATTTTCTGCTCCAATCCGGCTTTTGAGCATCTTGATTTTGTATACAAATTACTACCTTACATCACGGTTTCTAGCAACGGTAATCCATTATTTGTAAGAGAAGGATTAAGCTATCTCACAGAAAGTCATTCGGATGGCTACGAACAGATGTTCAAAGAGCAGTCCATCAGAAATAAGGTTATTGAAGATATTAAAAGCATATACCGCCATAAATTTATTGAAGTAACAGGAATCTCCCAAAGCCTGTTTTCAGAACCGGGAGAGCTTCCGCAAAACCTTGATTTCCTGGCAGGAAAAGAAGAAATCACTAAATTCCTGGATAACAAACGTTATCTGTGGCTTACTTTTGAGTTTCCACCACAATTTTCAGCAGAAATCCTTGACAATTTTTCCTTTGTTCTGAACGCTTTCCCGATATATAACAGAGGCTGGAAAAAAACAGAATACAGCCTTGATATCATGGGGAATAATATTCCTTTGGTAACAGATGAAGGGGAGCATTTCCTGTATGTAGATGAAGTGCAGGACGGTGACGGAAGGAAATATACTGAAATCCCTTTCACGCCGGCTGATGATCTTAAAAAAGGGTTATACACTGTAAGAAAGGGAGGTATGGAACGCTTCACCAGCAGAAATGCCGTTGATATGATTGCCAATGTTCTGGAACTGACAAGGGATGAAATTGCTGCATTTTCCCTTTTGAACAGGGATAATGTAAAAGGAGTTCTCAGCGAAATGTCAGATAAAATGAAATCTATGGTTCAGAAAGTCAATAATGCCAAAAGGAATATCAGACAGGAATTGAACTACGTGATCATGGAACCTGTAGAAAAAACAGACCATACTTATGCCTCTTTTTGGGTAACACACTGCACTCTGGCTAATCATATGCGCCCGGGAACTGAACTTTCCAACCAGTTGAAGTCACAAACCGTTGTGTTGCTTACCGAAACTTTAGGGGGAGCTGAAGAACAGAAAGGTACTGACAGTATCCAGGCCTATAAATACGCGCTGACAACCAGAGATAAAATTATCTCTTTGGAAGATGTTAAAAATTACTGCCGTATGATTCTGAAAGATGAGGTAAAAGAAGTAAGGGTAAGAAGGGGGACAATGATCAGCAACAAACCAAAAGAAGGTTTCGTAAGAACCGTTGAAGTAGAGATCGTTCCTCAGAATTATTCCTTCTATGGAAGAGCCTACTGGGAAAATATGGCCAATATCATCAGAAATCAGATCATAGCCAAGGCCATCGACGGAATCGAGTATATCGTAAGGATTACCAATGAAGATGTTGATTTCCAGGATATGTAA
- a CDS encoding GPW/gp25 family protein encodes MDTPNYRMPFVPSTLMTEGGSIDTCDMGESIAHNIMLLITTKKGENRYDENYGNDVWNLEFDNGVTSAIWESVFIKSLRRQIQEYEPRIVNPQIDAHIQFVEHSYDTKEHTEIKKKVRIAINAKMEETGERFSFSTELFLSPMSID; translated from the coding sequence ATGGATACACCAAATTACAGAATGCCTTTCGTACCGTCTACTTTAATGACCGAAGGCGGAAGTATCGATACCTGCGATATGGGGGAAAGTATTGCCCACAATATTATGCTGCTGATCACCACCAAAAAAGGGGAGAACAGATATGATGAAAACTATGGAAACGATGTCTGGAACCTTGAATTTGATAATGGAGTTACAAGCGCCATCTGGGAAAGCGTTTTTATCAAAAGCTTAAGAAGGCAGATTCAGGAATATGAACCAAGAATCGTGAACCCGCAGATTGATGCTCATATACAATTTGTAGAGCACAGCTACGATACTAAAGAACACACCGAAATTAAAAAGAAAGTAAGAATTGCCATCAATGCAAAAATGGAAGAAACAGGAGAACGTTTCAGTTTTTCAACGGAACTGTTTCTAAGTCCAATGTCTATTGATTAA
- a CDS encoding APC family permease, whose protein sequence is MQKKLKLWDAIMLVMGSMIGSGIFIVSADMMRNLGTGFWVIIVWVITGIMTVAAAISYGELSALFPKAGGQYTYLKEIFGKKMGFLYGWGLFTVIQTGTIAAVAMAFGKFTAYLVPSLNDAAPIFQSGEFKITWIQILAIGVILLLTYINTRGVESGKILQNIFTGSKIIALLGLIAAGFILVDVSHLSENFSWGTDSFNNLKKDLSGNFLKEGWEPIGGMTLLGGIAAAMVGSVFSSVAWESVTFVSGEIENPKKNVVKSMIYGTSAVMILYIAVNYVYLNALDRDSIAFAANDRVAVAASQNIFGSAGTIIIALLVMISTFGCNNGLILAGARVFQTMAKDGMFFKSAVQNNKNEVPENALWMQGVWASILCLSGQYGNLLDMISFVIVLFYMITVFGVIYLRMKQPELERPYKTWLYPVTPVIYLLIGTCFCILLLIYKQQYTWPGFILVLLGLPVYYFINRKKADQ, encoded by the coding sequence ATGCAGAAAAAACTGAAACTATGGGATGCCATCATGCTGGTGATGGGATCGATGATTGGAAGCGGGATCTTTATTGTAAGTGCTGATATGATGCGAAATCTGGGGACAGGATTTTGGGTGATTATCGTATGGGTGATTACAGGAATAATGACGGTAGCAGCAGCAATAAGCTACGGTGAACTGTCTGCCCTGTTTCCCAAGGCCGGAGGACAATACACTTATCTGAAAGAGATTTTCGGAAAAAAAATGGGATTTCTTTACGGATGGGGTCTGTTTACGGTAATACAAACCGGAACTATTGCAGCGGTGGCGATGGCTTTTGGAAAATTTACCGCTTATTTAGTTCCGTCATTGAATGATGCCGCACCAATATTTCAAAGTGGTGAATTTAAAATTACATGGATCCAGATTCTGGCGATTGGAGTGATTTTATTGCTTACCTATATTAATACCAGGGGAGTAGAAAGTGGTAAAATCCTTCAGAATATCTTTACAGGTTCCAAAATTATAGCATTATTAGGCTTAATTGCTGCTGGTTTTATTCTGGTAGATGTTTCTCATTTATCAGAAAACTTCAGCTGGGGAACGGATTCTTTTAATAATCTTAAAAAAGATCTGAGTGGTAATTTCCTGAAAGAAGGCTGGGAACCAATAGGAGGAATGACTCTTCTTGGGGGAATTGCTGCTGCCATGGTAGGTTCTGTTTTCAGTTCTGTTGCCTGGGAAAGTGTGACCTTTGTTTCCGGTGAAATTGAAAATCCTAAAAAAAATGTAGTAAAATCGATGATTTACGGTACTTCTGCTGTGATGATTCTTTATATTGCTGTAAACTATGTCTATCTGAATGCGCTTGACAGGGATAGCATTGCATTTGCAGCCAATGACAGGGTAGCGGTAGCAGCCTCTCAGAATATATTTGGAAGTGCAGGAACCATTATTATTGCCTTATTGGTAATGATTTCCACATTTGGATGCAATAACGGACTCATTCTGGCAGGAGCCAGAGTTTTCCAGACGATGGCAAAAGACGGTATGTTCTTTAAATCGGCAGTACAAAACAATAAAAATGAAGTTCCTGAAAATGCACTTTGGATGCAGGGAGTTTGGGCTTCTATTTTATGCCTGAGCGGGCAGTACGGAAATTTATTGGATATGATCTCTTTCGTGATTGTTCTGTTCTATATGATTACGGTTTTTGGAGTTATTTACTTAAGAATGAAACAACCGGAACTGGAAAGACCTTATAAGACGTGGCTTTATCCGGTAACGCCTGTTATTTACCTTTTGATAGGAACCTGTTTTTGTATCTTATTGCTGATTTACAAACAGCAATATACATGGCCTGGCTTTATACTGGTATTACTCGGGCTTCCGGTGTATTATTTTATCAACCGTAAAAAGGCAGATCAGTAA
- a CDS encoding DUF4920 domain-containing protein, producing MKFKTILFCVALTVSSLTFAQSGPPEGKALVGDTYGAQVSSSAESKAITVDKLNKKLKKDNKKVENVAVKGKVTDVCDKKGCWLTIQTEDNSKFFVKMKDYAFFVPTALKGKNVVLEGNAERKVTSVNEQKHYAEDAKKPQSEIDAITQPKEEIRFVANGIKVVN from the coding sequence ATGAAATTCAAAACAATATTATTTTGTGTAGCATTAACAGTTTCTTCATTAACATTTGCCCAATCCGGTCCTCCGGAAGGAAAAGCTTTGGTAGGTGATACTTATGGAGCTCAGGTAAGTTCATCCGCTGAATCCAAAGCGATCACAGTAGATAAATTGAACAAAAAGCTCAAAAAAGACAATAAAAAAGTGGAGAATGTTGCTGTTAAAGGCAAGGTAACCGATGTCTGCGACAAAAAAGGCTGCTGGCTTACCATACAGACGGAAGACAATTCTAAGTTTTTTGTGAAAATGAAAGATTATGCGTTCTTCGTTCCTACCGCTTTAAAAGGGAAAAATGTAGTATTGGAAGGGAATGCTGAGAGAAAAGTAACTTCTGTAAATGAGCAGAAACATTATGCGGAAGATGCTAAAAAACCTCAGTCTGAAATTGATGCGATCACTCAGCCTAAAGAAGAAATCAGATTTGTAGCAAATGGAATTAAAGTGGTTAACTAA